One genomic window of Prochlorococcus marinus str. NATL2A includes the following:
- a CDS encoding ABC transporter ATP-binding protein, with product MKPTAWSGYLEFDQVSFSWPNGVNVINQCSFSILKPGLWMLVGENGSGKSTLFRLINGGIRPKSGKIFCSLRPSMVYQNPDHQLLMPTCKSELMLSVPKTITQTNLLDLIHSALEKVDLGEMLDRPIHTLSGGQKQRLALAGAIVSNSNLLLLDEPTALLDPQSQNSVLKVMKKLTSSSADPITAIWVTHRLEELYFCDGAAIVKNGAISNWNSGSKVFQELKSLALR from the coding sequence TTGAAACCCACCGCTTGGTCTGGCTATTTGGAATTTGATCAAGTCTCGTTTTCTTGGCCTAATGGAGTCAATGTTATTAATCAATGCTCCTTTTCAATTCTAAAACCTGGTTTGTGGATGCTTGTTGGTGAAAACGGAAGTGGTAAAAGCACCTTGTTTCGCTTGATAAATGGAGGGATACGTCCTAAAAGCGGAAAAATTTTCTGCTCTCTTAGACCATCAATGGTTTATCAAAATCCAGACCATCAATTGCTTATGCCAACATGTAAAAGCGAGTTGATGCTTAGCGTTCCTAAAACCATTACTCAAACCAATCTATTGGATTTAATTCATTCAGCTCTTGAAAAAGTGGACTTGGGTGAAATGTTGGACAGGCCTATTCATACTTTAAGTGGTGGCCAAAAGCAGCGTTTAGCACTTGCTGGAGCAATTGTTAGCAATTCAAATTTACTTTTACTTGATGAACCCACAGCTCTATTGGATCCTCAAAGTCAAAATTCAGTTTTGAAAGTTATGAAAAAATTGACAAGTTCCTCTGCTGATCCAATTACAGCAATATGGGTTACTCATCGATTGGAAGAATTATATTTTTGTGATGGAGCGGCAATTGTTAAAAATGGAGCTATCAGCAATTGGAATTCTGGTTCAAAAGTGTTCCAAGAATTAAAATCACTTGCCCTTAGGTAG
- a CDS encoding response regulator transcription factor: MKPCILLIEDDQDMRDLVAGHLEHTGFDVQKAEDGIKGQALALQYAPDLILLDLMLPKVDGLTLCQRLRRDERTSAIPILMITALGGIKDKVTGFNSGADDYITKPFDLEELQVRIKALLRRTNRAPLGSNNQQEILDYGPLTLVPERFEAIWFESPVRLTHLEFELLHCLMQRHGQTVAPSLILKEVWGYEPDDDIETIRVHVRHLRTKLEPDPRKPRFIKTVYGAGYCLELPTGDKISEIQPSITQARETNSFKNNTDERVIA; the protein is encoded by the coding sequence ATGAAGCCTTGCATTTTACTCATTGAAGATGACCAAGACATGAGAGATCTGGTTGCAGGGCATCTTGAGCACACTGGTTTTGATGTCCAAAAAGCAGAGGACGGAATCAAGGGCCAAGCTTTAGCTCTGCAATACGCGCCTGATCTAATTCTCCTTGATTTAATGCTTCCTAAAGTTGATGGTTTAACTCTTTGTCAGCGGTTAAGAAGAGATGAGAGAACATCAGCAATACCTATTCTTATGATTACTGCTTTAGGTGGAATTAAAGATAAAGTTACGGGTTTTAATTCTGGTGCAGATGATTACATCACAAAACCATTCGATCTTGAGGAATTACAAGTAAGGATCAAGGCGTTGTTAAGAAGAACTAATCGTGCACCACTGGGAAGTAATAATCAGCAAGAAATACTCGATTATGGCCCTCTTACACTTGTTCCTGAAAGATTTGAGGCGATATGGTTCGAATCTCCAGTTCGTTTGACTCATTTAGAATTTGAATTGCTCCATTGTTTGATGCAAAGGCATGGGCAGACAGTTGCACCCTCTTTAATTCTTAAAGAAGTTTGGGGTTACGAGCCTGATGATGATATTGAGACTATTAGGGTGCATGTAAGACATTTAAGAACCAAGCTTGAACCTGATCCAAGGAAACCAAGATTCATCAAAACTGTATACGGTGCAGGATATTGCTTGGAATTACCAACAGGGGACAAAATAAGTGAGATTCAACCTTCAATAACTCAAGCTAGAGAAACTAACTCTTTCAAAAATAATACAGATGAAAGAGTGATTGCTTAA
- a CDS encoding DNA polymerase III subunit delta': MDDFQNIFGQDLAIKILKSAISKEHISHAYLFSGPEGVGRKKTAKIFINSILDKNQEKKSTKIKINNNNHPDLLWVEPSYIVQGQSISQTKAILDGISMKSPPQIRLNQIKEIIEFLGKKPFESERSIVIIEDIERINESAANALLKTLEETCTGLFILITQRPEKLLSTIRSRCQIVPFIRLNDNQVNKIIKKSEVIQEIDDITSNKIQELIDFSYGSPGRCIVNLQFWLSLSTSLRQKLEIQLNNPIELLKLAKEITDELNIEQQLWLIDFQQNRAWIKEKNSNIVIQLEELRKQLLKFVQPRLAWEVTLLEINFLN, translated from the coding sequence ATGGACGATTTTCAAAATATATTTGGGCAAGATTTAGCAATTAAAATTTTAAAATCTGCTATTTCAAAAGAACATATTTCTCATGCTTATTTATTTTCTGGTCCAGAGGGAGTTGGAAGAAAAAAAACTGCTAAAATTTTCATTAACTCTATTCTTGACAAGAATCAGGAAAAAAAAAGTACAAAAATAAAAATAAATAATAATAATCATCCTGACTTATTATGGGTAGAGCCATCTTATATAGTCCAAGGTCAAAGTATTTCTCAGACAAAAGCAATTTTAGATGGTATAAGTATGAAATCGCCTCCGCAAATAAGGCTAAATCAAATTAAAGAAATAATAGAATTTTTAGGGAAAAAGCCATTTGAATCTGAAAGAAGCATAGTAATAATTGAGGATATTGAAAGAATAAATGAATCTGCAGCAAATGCATTATTAAAAACTCTTGAAGAAACATGTACAGGATTATTTATTCTTATCACACAAAGACCAGAGAAATTATTATCAACTATTAGATCAAGATGTCAGATAGTGCCATTCATACGCCTGAATGATAATCAAGTAAACAAAATTATTAAAAAATCAGAAGTTATTCAAGAGATAGATGATATTACTAGTAACAAAATTCAAGAATTAATAGATTTTTCATATGGATCTCCTGGGCGCTGTATAGTAAATCTTCAATTTTGGTTATCTTTGTCAACTTCATTAAGACAAAAGTTAGAAATCCAATTAAATAATCCAATTGAGTTATTGAAATTAGCCAAGGAAATTACAGATGAACTAAACATAGAGCAACAACTATGGCTTATTGATTTTCAACAGAATAGGGCATGGATAAAAGAAAAAAATTCTAATATTGTTATACAACTTGAAGAGCTTAGAAAACAATTATTGAAGTTTGTGCAGCCTAGACTTGCTTGGGAAGTAACTTTATTGGAAATAAACTTTCTTAATTAA
- the tmk gene encoding dTMP kinase produces MKGKFIVFEGIDGSGKTTQINQLSKWLISSDLIPENNKLVITREPGGTKLGKSIRSLLLDTSIEKSPDSITELLLYAADRSQHINEIIRPTLDQGDWVISDRFCGSTLAYQGYGRKLDINLIKDLEAIATQGIAPDITFLLDIPIEESIRRRRNRKDDRIEKEGREFLSNVSLGFQALSEDSNWKKISAIDSKEKIISEIKSEIKKLIKNK; encoded by the coding sequence ATGAAAGGAAAGTTTATTGTTTTTGAGGGTATTGATGGCTCGGGTAAAACCACTCAAATCAATCAATTATCCAAATGGCTTATTAGTTCCGACCTCATACCTGAAAACAATAAATTAGTCATCACTAGAGAGCCAGGAGGAACAAAATTAGGAAAATCAATAAGATCGCTTCTACTAGATACTTCCATAGAAAAAAGCCCAGATTCTATTACTGAGCTTTTGCTTTATGCCGCAGATAGATCACAACATATCAATGAAATTATTCGCCCAACTTTAGATCAAGGGGATTGGGTAATAAGCGATAGATTTTGTGGATCAACACTTGCTTATCAAGGTTATGGAAGGAAGTTAGATATCAATTTAATTAAGGATCTCGAAGCAATAGCGACGCAGGGAATTGCTCCAGATATTACATTTCTATTAGACATTCCCATTGAAGAAAGTATAAGAAGAAGAAGAAATAGAAAAGATGATCGAATAGAAAAAGAAGGTAGAGAGTTTTTATCCAATGTTTCTCTCGGCTTTCAAGCATTGTCCGAGGACAGTAACTGGAAAAAAATATCTGCTATTGACTCTAAAGAAAAAATCATATCTGAGATTAAATCTGAAATAAAAAAATTAATAAAAAACAAATAA
- a CDS encoding heavy metal translocating P-type ATPase, translated as MSNKKIAQSKKSILLDIDGMRCGSCVQAVEKILKNHPNINNASVNLVTKTALVEIKEPNYPFSDVIQTLTSKGFPTTERPDQTITKNTELERNENQNLWNKWRQLIIATSLLILSGLGHLVEGQQISFPLIGSLPFHAALATFALLGPGKSILNAGLKSAIMLTPTMDTLVSLGVMSAYIASIIALIWPTVGWPCFFNEPVMLLGFVLLGRFLEERARINTGTALKELAKLQPETANLILDNNEIREIRIGALKPGEKIQLLAGDRIPVDGLVIKGNSAIDISSLTGESLPLEATPGVELPSGSLNLESTITLEVQKIGSETAIAKIISLVEEAQARKAPIQGLADKVAGMFCYGVTTLALITFLFWWRIGTRIWPEVLEVSNAGFMHSHNLHDHLMNTPQTPIGLSFQLSIAVLVVACPCALGLATPTVITVASGEAAKRGWLFKGGDVIEMASKISQIIFDKTGTLTIGRPLVVGCWKNNELERNFMLQLAASIEQESRHPLAQAIIQEAHKKEIKLEKVSSSTTYPGKGLAGKINNLEGLIRVGTPEWIKSEGIEWNAMIENNFKLSKRKAQSIVAVALDNKLLGFFLIDDQIRKDAFLSINKLRSRGFSLSLFSGDRDSAVLSIGEKLGFSSKQVTWQMLPSDKLNKLNLLKNNGLVAMIGDGINDAPALAAADLGVAIGTGTQIAQDSADLVLLGENLEALPNALNLSKQAMLKIKQNLAWAFGYNLIALPIAAGLLLPSSGLLLSPPLAALLMALSSISVVLNALSLKSK; from the coding sequence TTGAGCAACAAAAAGATTGCCCAAAGCAAAAAGTCAATTCTGCTTGATATAGATGGAATGAGGTGCGGAAGTTGTGTACAGGCAGTTGAAAAAATACTTAAAAACCACCCAAACATAAACAATGCAAGCGTTAATTTAGTTACAAAAACGGCTTTAGTAGAAATTAAAGAGCCTAATTACCCCTTTTCCGATGTAATACAAACTCTTACATCAAAGGGCTTTCCAACAACGGAAAGACCTGATCAAACAATAACAAAAAATACCGAGTTAGAAAGAAACGAAAATCAGAATTTATGGAATAAATGGCGACAACTAATAATCGCTACTTCATTATTAATCCTTTCGGGGTTGGGACATTTAGTAGAGGGTCAACAAATATCTTTTCCACTTATTGGTTCATTGCCTTTTCATGCTGCACTCGCAACATTTGCTTTGCTAGGACCAGGTAAATCGATCCTAAACGCGGGTCTAAAGTCCGCAATCATGCTTACACCGACTATGGATACCTTAGTCAGTCTTGGTGTAATGAGTGCTTACATAGCAAGCATAATTGCTTTAATTTGGCCGACAGTTGGCTGGCCATGTTTTTTCAATGAACCGGTCATGCTGCTTGGATTTGTTTTATTAGGACGTTTTTTAGAGGAAAGAGCACGAATCAACACTGGCACAGCATTAAAAGAATTAGCAAAATTACAACCAGAAACAGCCAATCTAATTTTAGACAATAACGAAATTCGTGAAATTAGAATAGGTGCTCTAAAACCAGGAGAAAAAATCCAATTATTAGCAGGGGATAGAATCCCAGTAGATGGCTTAGTTATAAAAGGAAATTCGGCAATAGATATCTCTAGTTTAACTGGCGAGTCTTTACCGCTAGAAGCAACACCTGGAGTCGAGCTACCCTCTGGCAGCCTAAATTTAGAGTCAACAATTACTTTAGAAGTTCAAAAAATTGGATCTGAAACCGCAATCGCTAAAATAATAAGTTTAGTTGAAGAAGCTCAAGCTAGAAAAGCACCAATTCAGGGATTAGCCGACAAGGTGGCAGGTATGTTCTGCTATGGGGTAACAACTCTTGCTTTAATAACTTTTCTTTTTTGGTGGAGAATAGGTACGAGGATATGGCCAGAAGTTTTAGAAGTATCTAATGCAGGTTTCATGCATAGCCATAACTTGCATGATCATTTAATGAATACCCCTCAAACACCTATTGGTCTCTCATTTCAATTATCAATAGCTGTTTTAGTTGTGGCCTGTCCATGTGCACTAGGACTTGCCACGCCAACGGTAATAACTGTTGCTTCTGGGGAAGCGGCTAAACGAGGATGGCTTTTCAAGGGTGGAGATGTCATAGAAATGGCCTCAAAAATAAGTCAAATTATTTTTGATAAAACAGGTACACTCACGATTGGAAGGCCTTTAGTTGTTGGCTGCTGGAAAAACAATGAGTTAGAAAGAAATTTCATGCTCCAATTGGCGGCAAGCATTGAACAAGAAAGTCGGCATCCGCTGGCCCAAGCAATTATTCAAGAAGCACATAAAAAAGAAATCAAACTAGAAAAAGTGTCAAGCTCAACCACGTATCCAGGTAAAGGCTTAGCGGGCAAAATTAATAACTTAGAAGGACTTATAAGAGTCGGAACTCCCGAATGGATCAAAAGTGAAGGAATTGAATGGAATGCAATGATTGAAAATAATTTCAAGCTTTCAAAAAGAAAAGCTCAATCAATAGTCGCAGTTGCTCTGGATAACAAATTATTAGGTTTTTTCTTGATTGATGACCAAATAAGAAAAGATGCTTTCCTTTCAATTAATAAATTACGCTCAAGAGGTTTTTCATTAAGTTTATTTAGTGGCGATAGAGATTCAGCAGTTTTATCTATAGGGGAAAAATTGGGATTTAGTTCAAAACAAGTTACATGGCAAATGTTACCCTCAGACAAGCTTAATAAATTGAACTTATTAAAAAATAATGGTTTAGTCGCGATGATAGGTGATGGAATTAATGATGCCCCAGCTCTGGCGGCTGCAGACTTAGGAGTAGCGATAGGAACTGGAACTCAAATCGCGCAAGATTCTGCTGATCTTGTTCTGCTTGGAGAAAATTTGGAAGCCCTTCCAAATGCATTAAATCTATCAAAGCAAGCAATGCTCAAAATAAAACAAAACCTTGCTTGGGCATTTGGATATAACTTAATTGCTTTACCAATCGCTGCAGGATTACTTTTACCATCTTCTGGCTTATTACTATCTCCTCCCTTGGCGGCTTTACTTATGGCTTTGAGCTCTATAAGTGTTGTACTTAATGCCTTGTCTTTGAAGTCAAAATGA
- a CDS encoding photosystem I assembly protein Ycf3 — translation MPRSQNKDNFLDKAFTKMAEGIVKVMPIDSKEKEAYLYYRKGLAAQNDGDYSEALEYYEESLKLEDNQVDRGETLKNMAIIYMSNGDEERAINTYKKALGQNPKQPSCLKNMGLIYEKRGRMAQRNGNQDECDIWFDQAAEVWSKAVRLYPGGYLDIENWLKTTGRGNVDVYL, via the coding sequence GTGCCTAGAAGTCAAAACAAAGACAATTTTCTTGATAAGGCCTTCACGAAGATGGCTGAGGGAATAGTGAAAGTGATGCCAATCGACTCCAAAGAAAAAGAAGCCTATCTTTATTACAGAAAAGGTTTGGCAGCTCAAAATGATGGAGATTACTCAGAGGCTCTGGAGTATTACGAAGAAAGCTTAAAACTTGAGGACAATCAAGTTGATAGAGGAGAGACATTAAAAAATATGGCAATAATTTATATGAGTAATGGAGACGAAGAGAGAGCAATAAATACATATAAAAAAGCTTTAGGACAAAATCCTAAACAGCCATCTTGCTTGAAAAATATGGGATTAATTTATGAAAAAAGAGGAAGAATGGCTCAAAGAAATGGTAATCAAGATGAGTGTGATATTTGGTTCGATCAGGCAGCGGAAGTTTGGAGTAAAGCTGTTCGTTTATACCCAGGAGGATATTTAGATATAGAAAATTGGCTGAAGACTACAGGCAGAGGTAATGTTGATGTTTATTTATAA
- the radA gene encoding DNA repair protein RadA, whose amino-acid sequence MSRSVSIYVCQSCGAQTRQFFGRCNNCGEWNSIIEEKINQKSDKSIYTKINSPKEKSPYRSELISQTKNQLIERISSGYKELDRVLGGGLVPGSLVLIGGDPGIGKSTLILQSATEMAHHKSVLYVAAEESAQQVKLRWNRIEDAESNLHLLAETDLEMVIKELDHLKPEVAVIDSIQALHDQSLSSSPGSVAQVRECSAALQQIAKRQNISLLIIGHVTKDGMLAGPKVLEHLVDAVLTFEGDRFASHRLLRGVKNRFGATSELGVFEMQADGLSEVPNPSELFLSKTSAPGISTIVTCEGTRPLAIDIQALLNPTSYASPRRTTTGIEINRLHQILAVLEKNMNLSLSRYDCYLAVAGGLEVEEPGADLGIAAAIVSSLKDIELEEGVVFIGEIGLAGQLRLVRQMQQRINEVIRLGYKTLIIPDGIDTSEFETNQKLKILKASNINQALIYALDNN is encoded by the coding sequence GTGTCTCGTTCTGTCTCTATTTATGTCTGTCAAAGTTGCGGTGCTCAAACCAGGCAATTCTTTGGTCGCTGCAATAATTGTGGAGAATGGAACTCAATAATAGAAGAAAAAATTAATCAAAAATCAGATAAATCTATTTACACAAAGATTAATTCTCCTAAGGAAAAATCTCCCTATCGTTCAGAACTAATAAGCCAAACAAAAAACCAACTTATTGAACGCATTTCAAGTGGATATAAGGAATTAGACAGGGTACTTGGAGGTGGCTTAGTGCCTGGATCACTTGTATTAATTGGGGGAGACCCAGGTATTGGGAAAAGCACTCTTATTTTGCAAAGTGCGACTGAAATGGCTCATCACAAATCAGTCCTTTATGTGGCTGCTGAAGAATCTGCTCAACAAGTAAAACTTAGATGGAATCGAATTGAGGATGCTGAGTCAAATCTTCATTTACTCGCAGAAACAGATCTAGAGATGGTTATAAAAGAGCTTGATCATTTGAAACCTGAGGTTGCAGTGATTGATAGTATTCAAGCTTTGCATGATCAAAGTTTATCAAGTTCACCCGGCTCAGTAGCTCAAGTTAGAGAATGTTCAGCAGCTTTACAGCAAATTGCTAAACGACAAAACATATCCCTTTTGATCATCGGGCACGTTACAAAGGATGGAATGTTAGCCGGACCGAAAGTTCTTGAGCATCTTGTGGATGCAGTACTTACTTTTGAGGGCGATCGATTCGCTTCTCACAGACTACTAAGAGGTGTGAAAAATCGCTTTGGTGCCACTTCTGAGCTTGGAGTCTTTGAAATGCAAGCAGATGGATTATCGGAGGTTCCTAATCCAAGTGAATTATTTTTAAGCAAAACCTCTGCACCTGGGATTTCAACAATTGTTACTTGTGAGGGAACAAGACCATTAGCCATCGATATACAAGCACTTTTAAATCCCACGAGTTATGCAAGTCCAAGAAGAACTACAACTGGCATTGAGATAAACAGGCTTCATCAAATCTTGGCAGTTCTAGAAAAGAATATGAATCTTTCGCTCTCAAGATATGACTGTTATCTGGCTGTAGCTGGGGGATTAGAAGTAGAAGAACCTGGGGCTGATTTAGGAATAGCTGCTGCAATAGTTTCGAGCTTGAAAGATATTGAGCTTGAAGAAGGTGTAGTTTTTATAGGAGAGATAGGTTTAGCTGGTCAATTAAGATTAGTCAGACAAATGCAACAACGGATTAATGAAGTTATAAGACTTGGATATAAGACATTGATTATCCCAGATGGAATAGACACAAGTGAGTTTGAAACTAATCAAAAATTAAAAATATTAAAAGCTTCTAATATTAATCAAGCTTTAATATATGCTTTAGATAATAATTAA
- the rpaB gene encoding response regulator transcription factor RpaB, translated as MTATSPSKETILVADDEASIRRILETRLSMIGYQVVTACDGNEALDLFRNCEPDLVVLDVMMPKLDGYGVCQELRKESDVPIVMLTALGDVADRITGLELGADDYVVKPFSPKELEARIRCVLRRVEKEQIAGLPNSGVIAVMNLKIDTNKRQVYRNDERIRLTGMEFSLLELLVSRSGEPFSRGEILKEVWGYTPERHVDTRVVDVHISRLRSKLEDDPANPELILTARGTGYLFQRIVDSMIPEGS; from the coding sequence ATGACGGCCACAAGTCCCTCAAAGGAAACCATCCTCGTAGCTGATGATGAGGCAAGTATTAGGAGGATCCTAGAAACTCGCCTATCCATGATTGGCTATCAGGTAGTTACTGCTTGTGATGGAAATGAGGCTTTGGATCTTTTCAGGAATTGTGAGCCTGATTTGGTTGTACTCGATGTCATGATGCCTAAATTAGATGGATATGGAGTTTGCCAGGAACTAAGAAAGGAATCAGATGTTCCGATAGTTATGCTGACAGCCTTGGGAGATGTTGCAGATAGAATTACTGGACTTGAGCTAGGTGCTGATGATTATGTTGTTAAACCATTTAGCCCAAAAGAATTAGAAGCTAGAATCAGATGTGTATTAAGAAGGGTAGAGAAAGAACAAATAGCAGGACTTCCTAATTCAGGTGTCATTGCGGTTATGAATTTAAAGATTGATACAAATAAGCGTCAGGTTTATAGAAACGATGAACGAATTCGATTAACAGGTATGGAATTTAGTCTTTTAGAACTGTTGGTTAGTCGTTCAGGAGAACCTTTTAGTCGAGGTGAGATTCTTAAAGAAGTTTGGGGATATACCCCTGAAAGACATGTTGATACGAGAGTAGTGGATGTTCATATTTCTAGACTTAGATCAAAACTTGAGGATGATCCTGCAAATCCAGAACTAATACTTACTGCAAGAGGAACAGGTTATCTTTTTCAAAGAATTGTTGACTCTATGATTCCTGAAGGATCATAA
- the plsX gene encoding phosphate acyltransferase PlsX, with amino-acid sequence MEKNHLNNKTNRSKAIRRLVIWYRRNSAVTSLVDTATSSATAASNVAGTVVSNAGSVVTSAGSIARSTLEPFVFDPLRRLQGGESTDEKNTIQDSDRIWVAVDGMGGDYAPGAILDGCLKSLSLLPLKIKFVGEIDKIKKAALEFGLEESLDKAIDDGNFELIASGLSVGMDEEATAVRKKKDASINIAMKLVKDGKAMGVYSAGNSGAMMASGIFKLGRLKGIDRPAIGALFPTKDPGQPVLVLDVGANMDCKPTYLHQFALLGNIYSRDVLQVDKPRIGLLNIGEESCKGNELSQATYKLLNEEERFCFSGNCEGRDVLSGDFDVVVCDGFTGNVLLKFLESVGSVLLGVLRAELPRGRRGKVGSAFLRNNLKRIKKRLDHAEHGGALLLGINGICVVGHGGSKALSVLSALRVVHSAASHGVMDDLADLNQPVVLKV; translated from the coding sequence GTGGAAAAAAATCACCTAAATAATAAAACTAATCGCTCTAAAGCAATTAGACGATTGGTGATTTGGTATCGCCGAAACTCAGCTGTAACAAGTCTTGTTGACACTGCAACAAGCTCAGCTACAGCAGCTAGTAATGTCGCAGGAACAGTTGTTTCTAACGCTGGTTCCGTTGTTACTAGTGCTGGATCAATTGCTAGAAGTACTTTAGAGCCATTTGTGTTTGATCCCCTTAGAAGACTCCAAGGTGGAGAAAGTACGGATGAAAAAAATACAATTCAAGATTCTGACAGAATTTGGGTCGCTGTCGATGGAATGGGAGGAGATTATGCACCTGGAGCAATTCTTGATGGGTGTTTAAAATCTTTGTCTCTACTTCCATTGAAAATTAAATTTGTAGGTGAAATTGACAAAATAAAAAAAGCAGCGCTTGAATTTGGCTTAGAAGAATCTTTAGATAAAGCAATAGATGATGGGAATTTCGAATTAATTGCTAGTGGCCTTTCAGTTGGTATGGATGAAGAAGCCACTGCCGTTCGCAAAAAAAAGGATGCGAGCATCAATATCGCAATGAAATTAGTAAAAGATGGAAAAGCTATGGGTGTCTATTCAGCGGGAAATTCTGGTGCAATGATGGCCTCAGGAATTTTTAAGTTGGGACGTCTGAAAGGAATTGATCGTCCAGCAATTGGAGCATTATTCCCAACTAAAGATCCTGGCCAACCAGTATTGGTTTTAGATGTTGGAGCAAATATGGATTGTAAACCAACCTATTTGCATCAATTTGCTCTTCTAGGAAATATTTATTCTCGAGATGTTTTGCAGGTTGATAAGCCAAGAATAGGATTATTAAATATTGGCGAAGAATCCTGTAAGGGTAATGAGCTTTCCCAAGCAACTTACAAACTTTTAAATGAGGAAGAACGTTTTTGTTTTTCTGGAAATTGTGAAGGAAGAGATGTTTTATCGGGTGATTTTGATGTTGTTGTTTGTGATGGATTTACAGGAAACGTGTTGTTGAAATTTTTAGAGTCAGTAGGAAGTGTTCTTTTGGGAGTTTTAAGAGCTGAGTTGCCAAGAGGAAGAAGAGGTAAAGTTGGTTCTGCTTTTTTGAGAAATAATTTAAAACGAATAAAGAAACGTCTAGATCATGCAGAACATGGTGGAGCTTTACTTCTTGGAATTAATGGAATTTGTGTCGTTGGTCACGGAGGAAGTAAAGCTTTATCAGTTTTAAGTGCTTTAAGAGTTGTTCATTCAGCTGCAAGCCATGGAGTAATGGATGATTTAGCAGATTTGAACCAACCAGTTGTCTTAAAGGTCTGA
- a CDS encoding beta-ketoacyl-ACP synthase III, translating to MISNSQLDLGISFVGSGSATPQKIIKNDQLGQRVDTNDEWIQTRTGIGQRRVIGENESLIDLATDAAVNAVKMADWDVQTIDLIILATSTPEDLFGSAPKIQSNLGASNAVAFDLTAACSGFLFALVTASQYLASGSMKRALVIGADQLSKWVDWDDRKTCVLFGDGAGAVALESSGDESGLIGYDLKSDGSKGGCLNLSQSNVFLDLVQGANHQKGEYLPIKMEGKEVYKFAVKEVPIILGEILEKCQIKSESIDWLLLHQANQRILDAVASRFSIPSEKVLSNLKYYGNTSAATIPLMLDEAVRDKRIKSGDLIACSGFGAGLSWGAALFYWHGPY from the coding sequence TTGATTAGTAATTCTCAATTGGACTTAGGAATATCCTTTGTTGGGAGCGGAAGTGCTACTCCACAAAAGATAATCAAGAATGATCAACTTGGTCAGAGAGTGGATACTAATGATGAATGGATTCAAACCAGAACAGGTATTGGTCAAAGAAGGGTTATTGGAGAAAATGAGTCTCTGATTGATTTGGCTACTGATGCAGCAGTGAATGCTGTCAAAATGGCTGATTGGGATGTGCAAACTATCGATTTGATAATTCTTGCAACATCTACTCCAGAAGATTTATTTGGCTCGGCGCCTAAAATTCAATCAAATTTGGGAGCTTCAAATGCAGTCGCTTTTGATTTAACTGCAGCTTGTAGTGGCTTTTTATTTGCTTTGGTAACTGCCTCACAATATTTAGCTTCTGGATCTATGAAAAGAGCTTTAGTGATTGGAGCAGACCAATTATCCAAATGGGTGGATTGGGATGATAGAAAGACCTGCGTTTTGTTTGGAGATGGAGCAGGAGCAGTAGCTCTTGAGAGTTCTGGTGATGAAAGTGGATTGATTGGATATGATTTGAAGTCTGATGGAAGCAAAGGAGGTTGCTTAAATCTCTCTCAATCAAATGTTTTTTTAGATTTAGTGCAAGGAGCTAACCATCAAAAAGGGGAATATTTACCAATCAAAATGGAGGGAAAGGAAGTTTATAAATTTGCAGTTAAAGAAGTTCCAATAATTCTTGGGGAAATCTTAGAAAAATGTCAAATCAAGTCAGAGAGTATCGATTGGCTTCTGTTGCACCAAGCTAATCAAAGAATTCTTGATGCTGTGGCTTCGAGATTTTCAATACCATCAGAAAAAGTGCTTTCAAATTTGAAATATTATGGAAATACATCTGCAGCAACGATCCCACTCATGCTTGATGAGGCAGTTAGAGATAAGAGAATCAAATCAGGCGATTTAATAGCTTGTAGTGGTTTTGGTGCTGGCTTGAGTTGGGGAGCAGCTTTGTTTTATTGGCATGGTCCCTATTAA